From the genome of Eublepharis macularius isolate TG4126 chromosome 12, MPM_Emac_v1.0, whole genome shotgun sequence, one region includes:
- the LOC129339396 gene encoding olfactory receptor 14A16-like, whose translation MPNLTTTSEFLLLEFSDIRELQILHFFLFLTVYLMAVTGNLLIIVAVALDHRLHTPMYFFLLNLAILDLGSISVTVPKAMANSLMNSRSISYSACVAQVFFFFFLEGSDFAILTIMAHDRYVAICNPLQYETIMHRGACIQMAVSAWITGILNGILHTGGTFAISFCSNVVNQFFCEVPQILKLSCSDMYLVEVGIILFLSFLALGCFIFIIVTYMQIFGTVLRIPSVQGQKKALSTCLPHLTVVSLLVFTSIFAYVRPRSNTSSELNVLFAMMYAILPPLFNPFIYSMRNKEVKTALLKLSNLGHFSKFIASKPFLKNGVE comes from the coding sequence ATGCCCAATCTTACCACTACATCTGAGTTTCTGCTCCTGGAATTCTCAGACATCCGAGAACTACAGATTTTACACTTCTTTTTGTTCCTCACAGTATACTTGATGGCAGTGACCGGCAATCTTCTTATCATCGTTGCTGTTGCCCTTGATCATCGCCTGCACACCCCCATGTACTTTTTCCTCTTGAACTTGGCCATTCTGGATCTTGGCTCAATTTCTGTCACGGTACCCAAAGCCATGGCCAATTCACTCATGAACAGCAGGTCCATTTCTTATTCTGCATGTGTAGCtcaagttttctttttcttctttcttgaaGGCTCAGATTTTGCCATCCTAACAATAATGGCACATGATCGGTATGTTGCAATCTGTAACCCGTTGCAATATGAGACAATTATGCACAGAGGAGCCTGCATTCAGATGGCAGTCAGTGCATGGATTACTGGGATACTCAATGGTATATTACACACAGGAGGAACTTTTGCCATCAGCTTCTGTTCCAATGTGGTCAATCAGTTCTTCTGTGAAGTTCCACAGATTCTAAAACTCTCCTGTTCTGACATGTATCTAGTTGAAGTTGGCAttattttgtttctctctttccttgCACTAGGATGCTTCATCTTCATCATTGTCACCTACATGCAGATTTTTGGAACAGTGCTGAGAATTCCTTCTGTGCAAGGTCAGAAGAAAGCCCTCTCCACTTGCCTTCCCCACCTCACTGTGGTGTCTCTGCTTGTATTTACTAGTATCTTTGCCTATGTGAGACCTCGCAGTAACACATCATCTGAACTGAATGTGCTTTTTGCAATGATGTATGCTATACTCCCTCCCTTGTTCAATCCATTCATCTATAGCATGAGAAACAAAGAAGTTAAGACTGCGTTGCTGAAGCTCTCCAATTTGGGGCATTTTTCTAAATTCATTGCTAGCAAACCTTTTCTCAAAAATGGAGTTGAATAA